A single genomic interval of Clostridium facile harbors:
- a CDS encoding DUF1071 domain-containing protein: MENYFVELNKIDVNEKTEQKNGLTYLSWAFAWGELKKKHPDATYQIYENADGWNYHTDGKTCWVKTGVTVNDIEHIEYLPVMNYRNQSIPADEVTSFDVNKAIQRSLTKAVARHGLGLYIYAGEDLPESEPIICSKCGKPVKACSTKKNGHMSPEQVAKNTGGLCMDCYLAATRINQEK; this comes from the coding sequence ATGGAAAATTATTTTGTTGAATTAAATAAAATTGACGTTAACGAAAAAACGGAACAAAAAAACGGATTAACTTACCTCTCATGGGCTTTCGCCTGGGGAGAACTTAAGAAAAAACATCCAGACGCAACCTATCAAATATATGAAAACGCCGATGGATGGAATTATCATACAGATGGCAAAACCTGTTGGGTAAAGACAGGGGTAACTGTTAATGACATAGAACACATTGAATATCTACCCGTAATGAATTACCGCAATCAGTCAATTCCGGCAGATGAAGTAACATCATTTGACGTCAACAAAGCAATACAGCGTAGCTTGACAAAAGCAGTAGCAAGGCACGGGTTGGGATTGTACATATACGCCGGAGAAGATTTGCCGGAAAGCGAACCTATTATTTGCAGTAAGTGTGGTAAACCAGTTAAGGCTTGTTCCACGAAAAAAAATGGACATATGAGCCCAGAACAAGTCGCTAAAAACACTGGTGGGTTGTGTATGGATTGCTATTTGGCAGCTACTAGAATCAATCAGGAAAAATGA